Proteins from a genomic interval of Trichoderma breve strain T069 chromosome 2, whole genome shotgun sequence:
- a CDS encoding ankyrin repeats (3 copies) domain-containing protein yields MLASTSSPTDTAETNKKMEFKEDPDSRSHKGSNTEGSGTGEQIVLANLDLEAAPKPPPPSDFPEGGLEAWLVVLGGWCALFCTFGLINCVGVFEEYYVSDPLKEYSSSVVSWILSVLIFLMIFCGAIFGLIFDNYGPRWLLWGGSVTYIFGLMMTSLSKEYYQFFLAQAIVSAIGSSAVFNACMSSIVSWFLRRRAAAYGVMVSGSSVGGVVLPIMMNKLIIKIGFPWMMRTLGFMFMLLLGIACLTVKSRLPPRPRRFVLREYAKHLKDIRLVTTTAASFFFYMGMFLPFNYVILQAQNAGFSPKLVPYLIPILNAMSIFGRILPGVVADKMGRFNVMIIITFISAISCLAIWIPVKSVAGIIVFVIIFGFSSGGVISLGPTLVAQISDIRHIGTRVGVAFSIQAIGALIGSPIGGAIVSSQHGDYLGLQLFCGLSMMMGCFIFIWARFTLVGFKWTKAFMNAYLYSLSMNPLLLGSDIAALNSAVAAAISTTFKYASSVTHAKKEQKEFLDELCALKIPLDKLLSAISNTNGSSPDCSDVAKALGPQLSRCKMDAEKWQRMIERNIDSKKGKIIWPFRKPELEKMIQKLKEYQVVFNNALAIDMWNSMALIYSKVSTLSEIQEKHHRDEKSNKVIDWLAKCSGDYQAKNDQIKETMVPDTGFWFLRLPELQGFMQHGNDEYRLLWCHGLPGAGKSHLACRMIETLEETFKNDPSSAVLYWYFDYRYPQERTLILSSFLMQLIGQIQTLPTTIVELYENKGKGRGNDTGPDTSVLMREIDALLRKFKQSFVVLDAMDECIESFQNEALEIVNHLQNIGARILITSRQTDPEKTFSGWIPVEIKAHTEDIRLLIDDNLARGRYKVMQNNELKEEVIETIVSKADGMFLWASFQLKEVLKRLTPTRIRAVLQNLPETISEYFGGIMSRIADNDFALRTLLWLVYTKEQLNFDALSHGLSVELGEGMLNDIDRDNIPDIEDLVDVCCGLIVSDGENNLQLAHFSIQEYLKSNPQVFGSAIDPDLYIARVCLRYLSMDVFETKCAYGDKTFGDRIRNYPLLQYAAKRWRWHVPYEIKSAEAEMEILESEILFLYSDEGLFQNYINAYDPWITRQTLLPGMVEPYFYEVRGSRLYNAVELQLRGVLCHLLKENEFRSLGGNERATLLMRAVRDNKKDLVDILLKAGIVPSIKGYDPEASEWNIFRHATNGPSRRQDSTDSLRKDKVFYKELYPSTLTIIMGYRDIFEMLIDKDNLDVIGDILTRAVEDEDNGHRIVANMLREYPVIDHKHPIYVGIMKKKGWELYFPKREMHLEQEREILLAKKRRMLQVLLDARPQLDNTDGLLDKLLPYVISYLPENYVTTFLNKGAGRDAGEDSSMALLEAINQKDEQLVISLVDRGAKVCARVFQKAVWNRMNHLVTYMLDKGYDASAKNKDVSVTTAICKRHIDTLQLLLSRGANVESIGEYEDRTALHIAVREDATVTRILLENGANPNAHSVRSGTPLAIASFYDNEPVIELLIKYKADINCVGVPKYGSALSAIGPRDNISVIKMLLDRGADPMRKNYKQEYPLEEAVYHGRDDIVQLFLEYGATLDARGRRGSILHAAAASKKEGMVQIMLDLGAKVKEYPDKFGSILQWARPEDYRLLIENGVKTNPPISGHRYGTTIQAAISRITDSSADQMKIQEKIAEAIGFLVEETGDDINTTGGFYGSALQAASSKGYVHLVEMLLRNGALINAKGGRCGTALQAASYHGHVSVVYWLLENGADVNQMGGLYGTALQAAAFNGHEDVAELLLERGADINLEGGKVRKLLLSRGAVDHGLEYTYNSADDSDNYDRSSDRFNSDEDEEESV; encoded by the exons ATGCTCGCTTCTACTTCCTCCCCAACCGATACGGCCGAaaccaacaagaagatggagtttAAAGAAGACCCTGACTCTCGCTCCCACAAAGGTTCAAACACCGAAGGTTCTGGCACTGGAGAGCAGATTGTCCTTGCCAACTTGGATCTGGAGGCTGCCCCcaaacctcctcctcccagcgACTTTCCTGAAGGCGGATTAGAGGCTTGGCTGGTCGTCCTTGGTGGATGGTGCGCTCTCTTTTGCACTTTTGGGCTGATTAATTGCGTGGGAGTATTCGAAGAGTATTACGTCTCCGACCCATTGAAGGAatactcttcttctgttgTGAGCTGGATTCTTTCAGTGCTGATATTCTTGATGATCTTTTGCGGGGCGATA TTTGGCCTTATTTTCGACAACTATGGACCACGATGGCTCCTCTGGGGAGGCTCCGTTACTTACATCTTCGGCCTTATGATGACCTCACTCTCCAAAGAGTACTACCAATTCTTCCTCGCCCAGGCGATTGTCTCTGCCATTGGATCTAGCGCCGTCTTCAATGCCTGCATGTCCTCCATCGTCAGTTGGTTTCTTAGAAGACGCGCTGCCGCTTACGGTGTCATGGTTTCGGGCTCATCTGTTGGCGGCGTCGTCTTGCCAATCATGATGAATAAACTGATTATAAAGATCGGATTTCCGTGGATGATGCGTACACTTGGCTTCATGTTTATGTTGCTGCTGGGTATTGCGTGTTTGACAGTCAAGTCGAGATTGCCACCGCGCCCACGCCGATTCGTCCTCAGAGAGTACGCGAAGCACCTCAAGGATATCCGATTGGTAACCACCACTGCCGcatcattcttcttctataTGGGAATGTTTTTGCCCTTCAACTATGTTattcttcaagctcaaaaTGCCGGCTTCTCTCCGAAGTTGGTCCCATATCTGATACCAATCCTCAATGCCATGAGTATCTTTGGGCGAATTCTCCCAGGCGTTGTAGCCGACAAGATGGGCAGGTTCAATGTGatgatcatcatcaccttcaTCTCTGCTATTTCCTGTCTCGCTATCTGGATTCCTGTCAAGAGTGTTGCTGGCATCATCGTTTTCGTCATCATATTCGGCTTCTCCTCTGGAGGTGTCATCTCTCTTGGGCCAACGCTTGTAGCTCAAATTTCCGACATTAGGCACATTGGCACTCGAGTCGGCGTAGCGTTTTCGATTCAAGCCATCGGGGCACTGATTGGAAGTCCCATTGGAGGCGCGATTGTGTCATCGCAACATGGCGACTATCTCGGCCTGCAGTTGTTTTGTGGCTTGTCTATGATGATGGGATGCTTTATTTTCATTTGGGCGCGATTTACACTTGTTGGCTTCAAATGGACCAAG GCATTCATGAACGCGTACTTGTATAGCC TTTCGATGAATCCTCTCCTGCTTGGTTCTGATATTGCGGCCTTGAATAGCGCCGTTGCAGCCGCTATATCAACCACTTTCAAGTATGCATCCAGCGTTACCCACGCCAAAAAGGAGCAGAAAGAATTCTTGGACGAGCTCTGTGCTCTAAAAATACCGCTGGATAAACTCCTAAGCGCCATATCCAACACCAATGGCTCATCACCAGATTGCTCCGATGTAGCCAAGGCGCTCGGCCCCCAGTTGAGCCGCTGTAAAATGGATGCAGAAAAATGGCAGCGCATGATTGAAAGGAACATTGATtcaaaaaagggaaaaattATCTGGCCTTTTCGGAAACCAGAACTGGAGAAAATGATTCAGAAATTAAAGGAGTATCAAGTAGTGTTTAACAATGCGCTTGCAATCGATATGTG GAATTCAATGGCTCTCATTTACTCTAAAGTCAGCACTTTATCAGAGATTCAAGAAAAACACCATCGAG ATGAGAAAAGCAACAAGGTTATTGACTGGCTAGCAAAGTGTAGTGGCGACTATCAAGCAAAAAATGACCAAATAAAGGAGACCATGGTGCCAGATACCGGTTTTTGGTTCTTGCGGTTGCCAGAATTACAAGGATTTATGCAGCACGGAAACGATGAGTATCGCTTGCTCTGGTGTCATGGACTTCCTGGAGCGGGCAAAAGTCATCTTGC GTGCCGTATGATTGAAACCCTTGAGGAAACATTTAAGAATGACCCAAGTAGCGCTGTCCTCTATTGGTATTTCGACTACCGCTATCCCCAAGAGCGTACTTTGATCCTTTCAAGTTTTCTGATGCAGCTCATTGGTCAAATTCAAACACTCCCTACTACCATTGTGGAGTTATATGAAAACAAAGGCAAGGGCAGAGGCAACGACACCGGCCCCGACACATCTGTTCTTATGCGCGAGATTGACGCCCTTCTAAGGAAGTTTAAGCAATCGTTTGTTGTACTTGATGCGATGGATGAATGCATTGAAAGCTTCCAAAATGAAGCTTTGGAGATAGTCAACCATCTCCAAAACATCGGAGCTCGGATATTGATCACCAGCCGGCAAACCGATCCCGAAAAAACATTCTCTGGATGGATACCTGTCGAGATAAAGGCCCATACCGAAGACATAAGGCTCCTCATTGACGACAATTTAGCGAGGGGTCGCTATAAAGTTATGCAAAATAATGAACTTAAAGAAGAGGTGATTGAAACTATCGTCTCCAAAGCTGATGGCAT GTTCCTATGGGCATCGTTTCAGCTAAAAGAAGTATTGAAACGTCTGACGCCGACCAGAATTCGCGCAGTGTTACAAAACTTGCCAGAAACTATTTCCGAATACTTTGGTGGCATCATGTCCCGTATTGCTGATAACGATTTTGCATTGCGCACACTGTTGTGGCTTGTGTATACGAAAGAACAACTAAACTTTGACGCTTTATCCCATGGACTGTCTGTCGAGCTTGGAGAGGGAATGTTGAATGACATTGACAGAGACAACATACCAGATATTGAAGACTTGGTCGATGTGTGCTGTGGTTTAATCGTGAGCGATGGTGAAAACAATCTTCAACTAGCTCATTTTTCGATTCAAGAGTATCTGAAGAGCAACCCTCAAGTATTCGGGTCTGCTATAGACCCGGACCTGTACATTGCAAGAGTTTGTCTGAGGTACCTATCAATGGACGTTTTCGAAACGAAATGTGCATATGGAGACAAAACATTCGGAGATCGAATACGAAATTATCCGTTGCTTCAGTATGCTGCAAAAAGATGGCGTTGGCACGTTCCTTATGAAATTAAATCTGCTgaggccgagatggagattCTCGAGAGCGAAATTCTATTCCTATATTCCGATGAAGGGTTATTTCAGAATTACATCAACGCCTATGACCCTTGGATCACGAGACAAACACTTCTGCCTGGGATGGTGGAACCGTATTTTTATGAGGTTCGTGGATCTCGACTTTACAATGCTGTCGAATTACAACTTCGTGGAGTTCTTTGCCACCTGCTCAAAGAGAACGAATTTCGATCTCTGGGGGGAAATGAAAGAGCCACGCTGCTTATGCGAGCGGTAAGAGACAATAAGAAAGACCTCGTTGATATTCTGCTAAAAGCCGGAATCGTCCCCTCCATTAAAGGCTACGACCCTGAAGCTTCCGAATGGAACATCTTCAGACATGCTACTAATGGTCCCTCAAGGCGGCAAGATTCAACAGACTCACTTCGAAAGGACAAAGTATTCTACAAGGAGCTATATCCATCTACATTGACCATTATTATGGGCTATCGAGATATTTTTGAGATGCTAATAGACAAGGATAATCTCGATGTTATTGGCGATATTCTTACAAGGGcagttgaagatgaggataaTGGTCACAGGATAGTGGCGAATATGCTACGAGAATATCCCGTAATTGATCACAAGCATCCTATCTATGTTGGAAtaatgaaaaagaaaggttGGGAGCTATATTTCCCCAAAAGGGAAATGCATCTGGAACAGGAGAGGGAAATACTTCTggccaagaaaaggagaatgcTTCAAGTCCTTCTCGACGCTCGACCACAACTTGACAATACAGATGGCCTTCTCGATAAGCTATTACCCTATGTCATTTCTTACCTTCCAGAAAACTACGTAACGACGTTTTTGAACAAAGGAGCAGGTCGAGACGCAGGCGAGGATTCGTCTATGGCTTTATTGGAAGCAATCAATCAGAAGGATGAGCAACTTGTCATCTCACTCGTGGATAGAGGTGCCAAAGTGTGCGCCAGGGTGTTTCAAAAAGCTGTTTGGAATCGAATGAACCATTTGGTTACATACATGCTGGACAAGGGATACGACGCCAGTGCGAAAAACAAGGATGTTTCGGTTACCACAGCCATTTGTAAGCGGCACATCGACAcactgcagctgctgttgagTCGCGGCGCCAACGTCGAGAGTATTGGCGAATATGAGGATAGGACCGCCCTTCATATTGCTGTTAGGGAAGATGCTACTGTCACAAGGATATTACTAGAGAATGGAGCAAACCCGAATGCTCACAGCGTGAGATCTGGCACGCCGCTTGCTATTGCCTCTTTTTACGACAATGAACCCGTCATCGAGCTGCTGATCAAATACAAAGCTGATATAAACTGTGTCGGGGTTCCAAAATATGGAAGCGCTCTCT CGGCTATTGGGCCCAGAGACAATATTTCGGTAATCAAGATGCTTTTAGATAGAGGGGCAGATCCGATGAGGAAAAACTACAAGCAAGAGTATCCTTTGGAAGAGGCTGTTTATCACGGGCGTGATGACATTGTGCAATTATTCTTAGAGTACGGGGCTACTCTTGATGCAcgtgggaggagaggaagcaTTCTACAtgcagccgctgccagcAAGAAGGAGGGCATGGTCCAGATCATGCTTGATTTAGGAGCCAAAGTGAAAGAATACCCCGATAAATTTGGCAGTATCTTACAATGGGCTCGCCCAGAGGACTATCGGCTGCTCATTGAGAATGGCGTCAAAACGAATCCTCCTATATCTGGGCATAGGTATGGGACCACTATACAAGCAGCAATTTCTAGGATTACCGATTCCTCGGCCGATCAAATGAAAATACAGGAGAAAATCGCCGAAGCCATCGGTTTCTTAGTGGAAGAAACTGGAGACGATATCAATACAACAGGCGGCTTTTATGGCAGTGCCTTACAGGCAGCATCATCCAAGGGATATGTACATCTCGTCGAAATGCTTCTTAGAAATGGCGCATTGATAAATGCGAAAGGCGGTCGCTGTGGGACTGCCCTCCAAGCAGCTTCGTATCATGGTCACGTCTCTGTGGTGTACTGGCTGCTCGAAAATGGCGCCGATGTAAACCAGATGGGCGGTTTATACGGCACTGCATTGCAAGCAGCTGCTTTTAATGGCCATGAGGACGTGGCTGAGCTTCTGCTCGAACGTGGAGCAGACATAAACTTAGAAGGGGGAAA AGTGAGAAAGCTTCTCTTGAGCCGTGGAGCTGTGGATCACGGCCTGGAGTATACATATAACTCGGCCGATGATAGCGACAATTACGACAGAAGTAGCGATAGATTTAACTccgacgaagacgaggaagagtcAGTATAA
- a CDS encoding mitochondrial biogenesis AIM24 domain-containing protein, whose amino-acid sequence MRGPSPLLRTARALRSQPANYVCWQCRGIQISATPSTTAGGDAFGAIENLRDTADARFEVIGSPYSLLSVSLSASQRLYTRRGTLVAVAGNPDNAQSTLSLLNPLSRAPFGVPFIYQRISATSPITALITTKSPTTTFTILHLDGTTDWMVIQRNALLAWTGHTLSLSSRIQRRLSVAHWGSTFVTGRGLAALSAPGQIYQLHLSEGEEFVAHPGSVVAYSVTKHQPLPFRFKSASLRFQIPSLTSWIPETEFMKKARDSQVYKFLARTFYSLRTMTRRTIWGDRLFLHFKGPSTILMSSRGVRVVDSLTNEQVNEIADSQAGTLASALEFASKPQGTLTTKAADENASGIRVEPTNKDGKVTFEDKKDLKEFVR is encoded by the exons ATGAGGGGCCCTTCGCCGCTGCTACGGACAGCGCGTGCATTGCGCAGCCAGCCGGCGAATTACGTCTGCTGGCAATGCCGCGGCATCCAGATCAGTGCAACTCCGAGCACGACAGCCGGGGGAGATGCTTTTGGCGCAATTGAAAACCTGAGGGATACGGCTG ATGCCCGATTCGAAGTCATTGGCTCTCCGTATTCGCTGCTCTCGGTATCGCTTTCGGCTTCACAGAGGCTTTATACACGACGTGGGACGCTGGTCGCAGTGGCGGGGAACCCAGACAAT GCACAATCGACTCTGTCACTACTAAATCCCCTTTCGCGAGCACCGTTTGGGGTCCCGTTCATCTATCAGCGCATATCTGCCACTTCGCCGATTACCGCCTTGATCACGACCAAATCCCCCACCACGACCTTTACCATCTTGCACCTGGACGGAACGACCGATTGGATGGTGATCCAGCGCAATGCCCTGCTGGCTTGGACAGGCCACACTCTTTCCCTCTCATCACGGATCCAGAGACGACTCTCGGTGGCGCATTGGGGTAGCACATTTGTGACTGGTCGTGGGTTGGCAGCTCTATCGGCACCAGGACAGATTTATCAACTACATCTCTCTGAGGGTGAAGAATTCGTCGCACACCCCGGCAGTGTTGTCGCATATTCCGTCACAAAGCACCAGCCTTTGCCGTTCAGATTCAAGAGCGCTAGTCTACGATTCCAGATTCCATCCCTTACTTCCTGGATTCCGGAAACAGAGTTTATGAAGAAGGCACGGGATTCGCAAGTCTACAAATTCCTTGCCCGTACTTTCTACAGTCTCCGAACAATGACCCGGCGGACAATCTGGGGCGACCGACTGTTCTTGCATTTCAAGGGGCCGAGCACTATTCTCATGTCAAGCCGGGGCGTGCGCGTTGTCGATAGCCTCACCAATGAACAGGTCAATGAGATTGCTGATTCGCAGGCCGGTACATTGGCATCTGCCTTGGAATTCGCTAGTAAGCCTCAGGGTACTCTGACTACAAAGGCGGCCGACGAGAATGCTTCTGGGATTCGCGTGGAGCCAACAAACAAGGATGGAAAAGTAACGTTTGAGGATAAGAAAGACTTGAAGGAATTTGTTCGATGA